A region from the Bacteroidota bacterium genome encodes:
- a CDS encoding transketolase — translation MIEQELATLARQLRRDCIRMITNAESGHPGGSVGMADIFATLFFHAMKHNPASWPDHSGQDLFFLSNGHIAPIWYASLARAGYFPLAELGTLRRIHSRLQGHPATQEGLPGIRVASGSLGQGLSVAIGAAMALKLNKRTDWVYVVMGDGECNEGQIWEAAQNGPHQQVDNLIAIIDRNRIQIDGDTEKVKRLDPFPEKWMAFGWNVIEIDGHSYQEIMTAIRKAKANRGSGQPTVIIANTVMSKGIPFMENLAKWHGTPPTKELEQRALTDHLPSTDWKDYDDPAARVVPSDWFGRMN, via the coding sequence ATGATCGAACAGGAATTAGCAACCCTTGCCCGGCAGCTTCGCCGGGATTGTATCAGGATGATCACCAATGCAGAATCGGGACATCCCGGTGGCTCGGTTGGAATGGCCGACATCTTCGCCACCTTGTTTTTTCATGCAATGAAGCACAACCCGGCATCCTGGCCTGATCACAGTGGTCAGGACCTCTTTTTTCTTTCCAACGGACATATTGCCCCCATCTGGTATGCCTCACTGGCCAGAGCGGGGTACTTTCCGCTTGCCGAATTAGGAACCCTCAGGCGTATTCATTCACGGTTGCAGGGACATCCTGCCACTCAGGAAGGACTTCCTGGCATCAGGGTGGCCTCTGGTTCACTGGGTCAGGGGCTGTCGGTGGCTATTGGGGCGGCAATGGCCCTTAAACTGAATAAGCGCACCGATTGGGTATACGTGGTGATGGGCGATGGAGAATGCAATGAGGGCCAGATATGGGAAGCAGCCCAGAATGGACCTCACCAACAGGTGGATAACCTGATTGCCATTATCGACCGTAACCGGATCCAGATTGATGGGGACACCGAGAAAGTTAAACGACTGGATCCTTTCCCTGAGAAGTGGATGGCTTTTGGCTGGAATGTTATCGAAATCGACGGCCATTCTTATCAGGAAATTATGACCGCCATCAGAAAGGCAAAAGCCAACCGGGGAAGCGGACAGCCCACAGTGATCATTGCCAATACGGTGATGAGCAAGGGAATTCCGTTTATGGAAAACCTTGCAAAATGGCACGGAACACCACCAACGAAGGAACTTGAACAACGCGCATTGACCGATCACCTGCCTTCCACAGACTGGAAGGATTACGATGATCCTGCAGCCAGAGTGGTACCATCTGATTGGTTTGGGAGGATGAACTGA
- a CDS encoding S46 family peptidase — protein MKKGLVLLLILVGHLTVALADEGMFLPNRLDKLDWKKLKKMGLNLKADEIMNSDSQKGLNHAIIRLNIGGTGEFVSAKGLILTNHHVAFGAIRENSTESLNLLEEGFHAATISGELKSTYTGQVTEWMEDVTAKVLAALDTAKSFSTPALARKAIFESLAKSHTSFPERTADVMIMNEGNEYTLVVYRFFNDIRLVYAPPRSIGEYGGETDNWMWPRHTGDFSFLRAYMSPDGKTSAAYSKDNVPYVPGRFLKISAKGIKDEDFTFIMGYPGRTTRYRTSFETAFALDYNYPVTISLLDASIKGMEEATKNNVELEIEYASNIKGFLNTIKNFQGNVAGLKKNGLIEEKRQSEKAFSEWVSKDKARQEKYGTILSDIDALYKEMSPMYKKSTIARWPTRSRWFPLANGLDKAVTGKEMTPAEKSSLVAKYTGSAAMVRQELEKNVLRNVLTLYYSLPADQQSADMKALLGTGKSMEEAVAGLASAVVKSLPSADSVSVISFIDAVVKGGEAVPVAVRLARALNAETSAFSKFEQDFNLKISDLRKKYIDALAGFRGEYLYPDANFTLRFTYGSVRGYEPRDAVVYKSQTVFKGVIDKESGEEPFKNHPKLISLYQNKDLGKWVDNRLKDVPVAFLTTNDITGGNSGSPVINGNGELIGCAFDGVWEALTGDWKFENSINRTIAVDSRYVLFVLDKFSGAKNLLDEMVIVY, from the coding sequence ATGAAAAAAGGATTGGTCCTCTTGTTGATTCTGGTCGGGCATCTGACTGTTGCACTGGCCGATGAGGGCATGTTTCTTCCGAACCGGCTGGATAAACTGGATTGGAAAAAATTGAAGAAAATGGGCTTGAATCTGAAAGCCGATGAAATCATGAATTCCGATTCACAGAAAGGGTTGAACCACGCCATCATCAGACTGAACATTGGCGGAACCGGTGAATTCGTATCTGCAAAAGGTCTCATTCTCACCAATCATCACGTTGCATTCGGGGCCATTCGTGAAAATTCAACCGAGTCACTGAATCTGCTCGAGGAAGGATTCCATGCCGCCACGATTTCAGGTGAACTGAAATCGACTTATACCGGGCAGGTTACCGAGTGGATGGAGGATGTGACAGCGAAGGTGCTGGCTGCGCTCGATACCGCCAAATCATTCAGCACACCAGCCCTTGCCAGAAAAGCCATTTTTGAAAGCCTGGCAAAATCTCACACCTCGTTCCCCGAACGCACCGCTGATGTAATGATCATGAATGAGGGCAACGAATACACGCTGGTGGTTTACCGCTTCTTCAATGATATCCGGCTGGTGTACGCGCCTCCCCGGTCGATCGGTGAATATGGCGGCGAAACCGATAACTGGATGTGGCCACGTCACACGGGTGATTTCTCCTTCCTTCGTGCCTACATGTCTCCTGATGGAAAAACCAGTGCCGCCTACAGCAAAGACAATGTACCTTACGTGCCCGGACGTTTCCTGAAAATCTCTGCCAAAGGCATCAAGGATGAGGATTTCACCTTTATCATGGGATATCCTGGCCGGACCACCCGTTACCGGACGTCTTTTGAAACGGCGTTTGCACTGGATTATAACTATCCGGTAACCATCAGCCTTCTCGATGCTTCCATCAAAGGAATGGAAGAGGCCACGAAAAACAATGTGGAATTGGAAATCGAATATGCCAGCAACATCAAAGGATTCCTGAACACCATTAAGAATTTTCAGGGAAATGTGGCTGGTCTTAAGAAAAACGGTTTGATTGAAGAAAAACGTCAGTCTGAAAAAGCGTTCAGCGAGTGGGTTTCCAAAGACAAGGCCAGACAGGAAAAGTATGGCACCATTCTTTCCGATATCGATGCATTGTATAAAGAAATGAGCCCGATGTATAAAAAGTCGACCATTGCAAGGTGGCCGACCCGTTCCAGATGGTTTCCGTTGGCCAATGGTCTTGATAAGGCCGTCACCGGAAAGGAAATGACTCCGGCTGAAAAATCCTCACTGGTGGCGAAATACACGGGCAGTGCAGCCATGGTGCGTCAGGAACTCGAGAAAAATGTGCTTCGGAATGTTCTGACCCTTTATTATTCCCTGCCTGCCGATCAGCAGTCTGCCGACATGAAAGCCTTGCTGGGAACCGGCAAATCCATGGAAGAAGCTGTTGCCGGTCTTGCATCTGCCGTTGTTAAAAGTTTGCCTTCGGCTGATTCGGTTTCAGTGATATCATTTATCGATGCAGTTGTGAAAGGCGGCGAGGCCGTTCCGGTTGCTGTCCGTCTGGCCCGTGCACTGAATGCTGAAACCAGTGCCTTTTCCAAATTCGAGCAGGACTTCAATTTAAAAATCAGTGACCTGCGCAAAAAGTACATCGATGCGCTTGCCGGTTTCAGAGGGGAATACCTGTATCCGGATGCGAACTTTACTCTGCGTTTTACTTACGGATCGGTCAGAGGATATGAACCACGCGATGCGGTGGTTTACAAATCCCAAACCGTTTTCAAAGGTGTCATCGATAAGGAATCTGGAGAAGAGCCATTTAAAAACCATCCGAAACTGATTTCCCTGTATCAGAATAAAGATCTGGGAAAATGGGTCGATAACAGGTTAAAGGATGTTCCGGTTGCCTTTCTGACAACCAATGATATCACCGGTGGAAACAGTGGAAGTCCTGTGATCAATGGAAATGGTGAACTGATCGGTTGTGCATTCGATGGCGTTTGGGAAGCACTCACCGGTGACTGGAAATTTGAAAATTCCATTAACCGTACCATTGCCGTAGACAGCCGTTATGTCCTTTTTGTCCTTGATAAATTCTCAGGTGCAAAAAACCTGCTGGATGAAATGGTGATTGTCTACTGA
- the mutS gene encoding DNA mismatch repair protein MutS, whose amino-acid sequence MAQYASIKAKYPDVVLLFRVGDFYETFEEDAKTCSRVLGITLTKRSNGAAGETPLAGFPFHSVDTYLPRLVSAGLRVAICEQLEDPKLTKTLVKRDVVEVVTPGVTFSDKLLDHRSNHYLASLTPGPDRSGLAFCDASTGEFFCYEGTSDQISGILEMLQVKEILIPRRSKLVPSLSYKTVQTERDDWIFTPQFGRDELIRHFKTHSLRAFGLEELPLATASAGAIIHYLYENQKENLGHFRKLAVYHPEAYMVLDGSTKRNLELISSMADGQTFGTLISILDETETPMGARMLKKWLFQPLIQTSPIQARLDSVQAFYENKTLRNEVRALLASIADLERLATKVSMGKITPRELVTLKRSLSELPLLKKTLSDSASAFISDLATPLTLFPELVNRIEQTLVDDPPASITEGGLIRPGFSNDLDEIRAMANDGKAWISRLQQEERDRTGIQSLKINFNSVFGYYIEITKTHLEKVPASYIRKQTMVNAERFITPELKETEEKLLHAETRMNELEQSLFLQLRQEIAQSTEALQQTAHQLATIDCLANFAHIAVRRHYTKPVVNDSDLIDIRDGRHPVIETLLPPGDSYVPNDVILKGTEEQILIITGPNMSGKSSYLRQTGLIVLMAQVGSFVPASSASVGVVDRIFTRVGASDNLAAGESTFLVEMNETANILNHATDRSLILLDEIGRGTSTYDGLSIAWSLCEYLHDHSRARTLFATHYHELNELASTFTRIRNFNVEVREYGDKVIFLRKIIPGGADHSYGIHVAQLAGLPEPLISRARIILRELEEGSFISHQTSSKNPPADGGFQMTLFDVREAPIIEALLKTDVNRLAPVEALLKLNDLISMARAAMKKKRS is encoded by the coding sequence ATGGCACAATATGCCTCGATCAAGGCAAAATATCCCGACGTGGTTCTCCTGTTCAGGGTGGGAGATTTTTACGAAACCTTTGAAGAGGACGCCAAAACCTGTTCACGGGTCCTTGGAATCACGCTGACCAAACGATCAAACGGGGCTGCAGGGGAAACACCTCTGGCCGGATTCCCTTTTCATTCGGTGGATACTTACCTGCCAAGACTTGTCAGTGCCGGTTTAAGGGTTGCCATCTGCGAACAGCTTGAAGATCCAAAGCTGACAAAAACTCTCGTGAAAAGAGATGTTGTGGAGGTCGTGACTCCGGGTGTTACTTTTTCAGACAAACTGCTCGATCACCGCTCCAATCATTACCTGGCTTCCCTGACTCCCGGACCTGATCGCTCGGGTCTGGCTTTTTGCGATGCCTCCACCGGTGAATTCTTCTGCTATGAAGGGACCAGCGACCAGATCAGTGGTATTCTTGAAATGCTTCAGGTCAAGGAAATTCTCATTCCGAGACGCAGCAAACTGGTTCCTTCCCTGTCTTATAAGACTGTTCAGACAGAAAGGGATGACTGGATCTTCACCCCTCAGTTTGGCAGGGACGAGTTGATCAGACATTTTAAAACGCATTCCCTGCGGGCATTCGGACTGGAAGAATTGCCGCTTGCAACCGCTTCTGCAGGTGCTATCATTCATTACCTGTATGAAAATCAGAAAGAAAACCTGGGGCACTTCAGGAAACTGGCCGTCTACCATCCGGAAGCATATATGGTGCTCGATGGTTCCACCAAACGAAACCTTGAACTGATCTCTTCCATGGCCGATGGTCAGACCTTCGGAACCCTGATTTCCATCCTGGATGAAACGGAAACCCCCATGGGTGCCCGGATGCTGAAAAAATGGCTCTTTCAGCCTCTGATTCAGACTAGCCCGATACAAGCACGTCTCGATTCGGTTCAGGCCTTTTATGAAAATAAAACCCTGAGGAATGAAGTCAGGGCTTTGCTCGCGAGCATTGCCGACCTGGAACGTTTGGCTACAAAAGTCAGCATGGGGAAAATCACCCCACGGGAACTGGTCACCCTCAAACGGTCCCTCTCCGAACTTCCCCTTCTGAAAAAAACCCTTTCAGATTCTGCGTCAGCCTTTATTTCTGATCTGGCCACTCCGCTGACCCTGTTTCCGGAACTGGTAAACCGGATCGAACAAACCCTGGTGGATGATCCTCCTGCCAGTATCACAGAAGGCGGACTGATCCGCCCGGGATTCAGCAACGATCTGGATGAAATCCGTGCCATGGCCAATGACGGGAAAGCCTGGATATCGCGGCTGCAGCAGGAAGAGCGGGACCGCACCGGCATCCAATCTCTGAAAATCAACTTCAATTCAGTTTTTGGTTATTACATCGAAATCACCAAAACCCATCTCGAGAAAGTTCCGGCCAGTTACATTCGCAAGCAAACCATGGTGAACGCAGAACGGTTTATCACACCCGAGCTGAAAGAAACCGAAGAAAAACTGCTTCATGCCGAAACACGAATGAATGAATTGGAACAGTCCCTCTTTCTTCAATTACGACAGGAAATTGCCCAATCAACAGAAGCACTTCAGCAAACGGCACATCAACTGGCCACCATCGATTGTCTGGCTAATTTTGCCCACATTGCTGTCCGTCGTCATTATACCAAACCGGTGGTTAATGACAGCGATCTCATCGACATAAGGGATGGTCGTCACCCGGTCATTGAGACCCTGCTTCCGCCCGGCGATTCCTATGTTCCCAATGATGTGATTCTGAAAGGAACGGAAGAGCAGATTCTGATCATCACCGGCCCGAACATGAGCGGAAAGTCGAGTTACCTGCGGCAGACCGGTCTGATTGTCCTGATGGCTCAGGTGGGCTCGTTTGTGCCGGCATCATCGGCCTCGGTTGGTGTTGTGGACCGGATTTTCACCCGTGTGGGAGCAAGTGACAACCTTGCAGCTGGCGAGTCAACCTTTCTGGTCGAAATGAACGAAACCGCCAATATTCTCAACCATGCCACCGACCGGTCCCTGATTTTACTGGATGAAATCGGGAGAGGAACCTCTACCTATGACGGATTGTCGATTGCCTGGAGCCTGTGCGAATATCTGCACGACCACTCCAGGGCCCGGACGTTATTTGCCACACACTATCACGAATTAAACGAACTGGCAAGCACCTTCACCCGTATCCGCAATTTTAACGTGGAAGTGAGAGAATACGGTGACAAGGTCATTTTTCTGAGAAAAATCATTCCGGGGGGTGCGGACCACTCATACGGGATACACGTGGCCCAGCTGGCTGGTCTTCCGGAGCCCCTTATTTCCAGAGCAAGGATTATTCTGCGTGAGCTGGAGGAAGGCTCTTTTATCAGTCACCAGACCTCATCAAAAAATCCCCCGGCAGATGGAGGATTTCAAATGACCCTGTTTGATGTGCGTGAAGCACCCATTATTGAAGCACTGTTAAAAACCGATGTCAACCGGTTGGCACCGGTCGAGGCATTGCTCAAACTGAATGATCTGATCTCCATGGCCCGCGCAGCCATGAAGAAAAAGCGGAGTTAA
- a CDS encoding DUF2085 domain-containing protein translates to MPGNFSKQIMVPWVPIWVIAWLVLNGLIWSVPFISAEWAGWVRLFLSPVCHQLPEASCQLNEVFLPVCCRCTAMYLGFLTGTAVVWFAANLPLLSPAWMTGAGILMGLDVGLNVLQIKSPDLLLRIVTGSLFGLLTGMVIIQRLKREVRYV, encoded by the coding sequence ATGCCCGGCAACTTCTCTAAGCAGATAATGGTGCCATGGGTTCCCATCTGGGTCATTGCCTGGTTGGTTCTGAATGGTCTCATCTGGTCGGTTCCTTTCATTTCTGCGGAATGGGCCGGTTGGGTGCGTCTCTTTCTGAGTCCGGTTTGCCATCAACTGCCAGAGGCCAGCTGCCAGCTGAATGAGGTGTTCCTTCCTGTTTGCTGCCGCTGCACCGCCATGTATCTTGGTTTTCTGACCGGGACGGCCGTGGTTTGGTTTGCAGCCAACCTGCCGTTACTTTCGCCGGCATGGATGACAGGTGCAGGCATCCTCATGGGATTGGATGTCGGCCTGAATGTTCTCCAGATTAAATCTCCTGATCTGCTGCTAAGAATCGTGACCGGGAGTTTGTTTGGTCTGTTAACCGGCATGGTGATTATTCAGCGTTTAAAAAGGGAAGTCCGTTATGTTTGA
- a CDS encoding PorV/PorQ family protein, with protein MIKSALTFSFLIACASGLHAQSFTKYAGEFMAGGTGARYLGMGNSAVSLTNDAYAVYWNPAGLIHVNNTQLAVMHAERFSGLVSLDFVSVAVPWQERYSIGLGVLRSGVDDLPDTRDGWDFNLNRPKTGFVPSYFNAADYVFYGSFAAQDLMFWPVGFTAKYIYRSYGSVAGAWGIGLDAGTQKKGVFFDNLTVGIVLRDITSTLIVWESGTSELIPPSAETGVSAEFDLPVGSLLVAAGVINRLENRRSTAQFNWGALSHDFKAGAEWQYRQTLALRAGYNELERVNLGAGFRLQTLWIDYAFEHFSGDLDLGNSHRISVTFDLNRLGPTRNVE; from the coding sequence ATGATTAAATCTGCACTTACCTTCAGCTTTCTGATCGCCTGCGCATCAGGACTTCATGCACAGTCTTTTACAAAATATGCCGGTGAGTTTATGGCCGGTGGCACTGGTGCCCGTTATCTGGGGATGGGTAACTCGGCCGTATCCCTTACCAATGATGCCTACGCGGTTTACTGGAATCCGGCCGGATTGATCCACGTGAACAACACCCAGCTCGCGGTCATGCATGCAGAACGGTTTTCTGGATTGGTCTCCTTGGATTTTGTGTCGGTGGCAGTGCCCTGGCAGGAACGGTACAGCATTGGTCTGGGTGTTCTCCGGTCCGGAGTGGATGATCTTCCTGATACCCGCGATGGATGGGACTTTAATCTGAACCGGCCCAAAACCGGATTTGTACCAAGTTATTTTAATGCCGCAGATTATGTATTCTATGGTTCCTTTGCTGCTCAGGACCTGATGTTCTGGCCGGTGGGATTTACCGCAAAATACATCTACCGTTCTTACGGTTCAGTAGCGGGCGCATGGGGCATCGGCCTTGATGCCGGAACCCAGAAAAAGGGCGTGTTTTTCGATAATCTCACTGTCGGTATTGTCCTGCGTGATATTACTTCAACCCTGATTGTCTGGGAATCGGGAACCAGCGAACTCATACCGCCTTCTGCTGAGACAGGCGTTTCTGCTGAATTCGACTTACCGGTTGGCTCCCTGCTGGTGGCCGCAGGTGTAATCAACCGTCTGGAAAACCGACGCTCAACTGCACAATTTAACTGGGGCGCACTTTCCCATGATTTCAAGGCCGGGGCTGAATGGCAATACAGGCAAACGCTGGCACTCCGTGCCGGATACAATGAACTTGAGCGGGTGAATTTGGGCGCCGGGTTCAGGTTGCAAACCCTTTGGATTGATTATGCCTTCGAACATTTTTCCGGTGATCTCGATCTGGGTAACAGCCACCGGATCAGCGTAACATTTGACCTGAACCGATTGGGTCCCACACGTAACGTCGAATAA
- a CDS encoding adenylate/guanylate cyclase domain-containing protein, giving the protein MASKPGNLFKNLYFTGLLISIGIVLIAYWFTFTTIFETIENKSVDQRFEGRGTVQGFTEQARVVIVGIDDQSIDNIPDNYPFPRAYYARFIQNMNRAGASAIGIDILFDGVDMSNTTSDSLLREVLLSYKNVVLAGRTETESVSGDRYDIKTSDSLYLRNIFYDIDAGVKLGLIYVPPDRDNIYRRYAITHQANNGQIFPTFAFEIVQYIDNIESGRNHNEFIINKTDETIQVGKYSAPNWDGYTVFLNYYGPAQTFTYIGLDKVLDDSLLITKNERINAEVLADEFGVHEDSVLADETLYNQWAEDLFDNSKMKRLASKYSLNSFLNDPSRITPAEKARVQALADEMEADVLDILQDESLYPEWSSRNANPNRPKELKALEDLTDEDLAAYDQLAILQSGVLKNKIVLVGSANPEDKDMLAIPMRKGDARQSNLTYGVEIHATAVQNLLDGNNVRPMPDWVLFLVLFIAAYLIFIATTGIKHLKVKSTWFFNIVNFVFVYAVIYLAAYIILVMIMEYEDMILFPYWIEPATLKSFLYFMIPYSVAGVLAGFITWMFHRNKLDHEVTTEFANILFVVLASWLVMVLAQFVFNEYLVMMKIVPLIASIFLGYVGSIAYQYLTESQQKKVIKGVFSHYVNKEVVDKMLENPEAVRLGGEKVTLTVMFSDLSGFTTISEMLTPEALVDLLNEYLGSMTEIILKDGGTLDKYIGDAIMAFWGAPIAQEDHAIRCCRAVMKQQAKLRLLADQWVAQGFPRLIARFGVNTGAMVVGNMGSSSRFNYTVMGDSVNLAARLEPANKEFDTLVMISEFTYEYVKEEFICRQLDLLQVKGKTKPVTVYELMADRTDGGEYTQMDALVKVYNDGLRLYYSQQWDAAVAKFQEALTIEPEDGPSKTYIKRSKEFKENPPGADWSGVYVMKHK; this is encoded by the coding sequence ATGGCATCAAAACCGGGTAACCTGTTTAAAAATTTATATTTTACCGGATTGCTGATCAGTATCGGAATTGTCCTGATCGCTTACTGGTTTACTTTTACCACCATATTTGAAACCATTGAAAACAAGTCGGTGGATCAACGGTTTGAAGGCCGGGGTACGGTACAGGGATTCACCGAACAGGCCCGCGTGGTGATTGTCGGGATTGATGACCAGTCCATCGACAACATTCCCGATAACTATCCGTTTCCCCGCGCCTACTATGCGCGCTTTATCCAAAACATGAACCGGGCTGGTGCCTCTGCCATCGGAATTGATATTTTGTTTGACGGGGTGGATATGTCGAATACCACCAGTGATTCCTTGCTCAGAGAAGTCCTCCTGTCCTATAAGAATGTGGTATTGGCCGGCCGGACCGAAACCGAAAGTGTTTCGGGTGACCGGTATGACATCAAGACCTCGGATTCCTTGTATCTGCGGAATATTTTTTATGACATTGATGCTGGTGTCAAGCTTGGACTGATCTACGTTCCACCCGACCGGGATAACATTTACCGGCGGTATGCGATCACTCACCAGGCAAATAATGGTCAGATTTTCCCCACCTTTGCTTTCGAAATAGTTCAATATATCGACAACATTGAATCGGGACGAAATCATAACGAATTCATCATCAATAAAACGGATGAAACGATTCAGGTCGGCAAGTATTCTGCACCAAACTGGGATGGCTATACTGTTTTTCTGAATTACTACGGTCCTGCCCAGACGTTCACCTACATTGGTCTGGATAAAGTTCTGGATGACTCTCTGCTGATTACCAAGAACGAGCGCATCAACGCCGAAGTTCTGGCAGATGAGTTTGGTGTGCACGAGGATTCTGTTCTGGCCGATGAGACCTTGTACAACCAATGGGCCGAAGACCTTTTCGATAACAGCAAAATGAAAAGGCTGGCTTCAAAATACAGTCTGAATTCCTTTCTGAACGATCCTTCAAGAATCACGCCTGCCGAAAAGGCACGGGTCCAGGCGCTTGCCGATGAAATGGAAGCCGATGTTCTTGATATTCTGCAGGATGAAAGCCTCTATCCGGAATGGTCGTCACGAAATGCCAATCCCAACCGTCCGAAGGAACTGAAGGCTCTTGAGGATCTGACTGATGAAGATCTTGCAGCCTATGATCAGCTGGCCATTCTTCAGTCGGGGGTTCTGAAAAACAAAATTGTTTTGGTCGGGTCAGCGAATCCGGAAGACAAGGACATGCTTGCCATTCCAATGAGGAAAGGGGATGCACGCCAATCCAACCTGACCTATGGAGTGGAGATCCACGCAACGGCTGTTCAGAATCTGCTGGATGGAAACAATGTTCGACCGATGCCGGATTGGGTCCTGTTCCTGGTCCTGTTTATTGCCGCCTATCTGATTTTTATTGCGACCACCGGAATCAAGCACCTGAAGGTCAAGAGTACGTGGTTTTTCAATATTGTCAATTTCGTTTTTGTCTATGCAGTGATTTATCTGGCCGCCTATATCATTCTGGTGATGATTATGGAGTATGAGGATATGATTCTCTTCCCCTATTGGATCGAACCAGCCACCCTGAAATCCTTCCTGTATTTTATGATCCCGTATTCGGTTGCAGGGGTACTGGCTGGTTTTATCACCTGGATGTTTCACCGTAATAAACTCGACCATGAAGTCACAACCGAGTTTGCCAATATTTTGTTTGTCGTTCTTGCTTCCTGGCTGGTAATGGTACTGGCCCAGTTTGTTTTTAATGAATACCTGGTCATGATGAAAATTGTACCACTTATTGCATCTATCTTTCTGGGATATGTCGGGTCAATTGCCTATCAGTATCTGACTGAGAGCCAGCAAAAGAAAGTGATCAAAGGTGTTTTCAGCCATTATGTGAACAAGGAAGTGGTTGACAAAATGCTGGAAAATCCAGAGGCGGTGAGGTTGGGCGGAGAGAAAGTGACCCTGACGGTGATGTTTTCGGATTTGTCTGGGTTCACCACCATTTCTGAAATGCTCACACCTGAGGCGTTGGTGGATCTTCTGAATGAATATCTCGGATCGATGACTGAAATCATCCTGAAAGACGGCGGAACGCTGGATAAATACATTGGTGATGCCATCATGGCCTTCTGGGGTGCGCCGATTGCTCAGGAGGACCATGCAATCCGTTGTTGCCGTGCTGTGATGAAACAGCAGGCCAAACTGAGGCTGCTTGCCGATCAGTGGGTGGCACAGGGATTTCCCCGTCTCATTGCACGCTTTGGGGTCAATACGGGAGCGATGGTCGTTGGAAACATGGGTTCTTCGAGCCGTTTTAACTACACGGTAATGGGCGATTCGGTCAACCTTGCTGCACGGCTCGAACCGGCGAACAAGGAATTTGATACCCTGGTCATGATTTCTGAATTCACCTATGAGTACGTCAAGGAAGAGTTCATCTGCCGTCAGCTCGATCTGCTGCAGGTGAAAGGAAAAACCAAACCGGTTACCGTTTATGAGCTAATGGCCGACCGGACCGATGGTGGTGAATATACTCAGATGGATGCTCTGGTGAAGGTTTACAACGATGGACTCCGGTTGTACTATTCACAGCAATGGGATGCTGCAGTTGCAAAATTCCAGGAGGCCTTAACGATTGAACCCGAGGATGGTCCTTCAAAAACGTATATTAAACGGTCGAAGGAATTTAAGGAGAACCCGCCGGGCGCAGATTGGTCGGGCGTGTATGTGATGAAACACAAATGA